One genomic region from Candidatus Zixiibacteriota bacterium encodes:
- a CDS encoding mechanosensitive ion channel family protein, giving the protein MTIFTKLLDEIPVAPLWQKLIGVAGIVVVTLIAAYIVRLTMTSLATKITARTKTTLDDALLNKSRKPIFLFILLLGLTQLLNFLQSFSVESLGEEFYEIMDGVIYTIGVLLVANILVRVISTFLHWYGANIAVKTESEVDDEFVPLLDRTTKAIVYVLAILIILEHFDIDIKGLITVLGIGSLAIALAAQDTIANMIGGFVIMIDRPFRAGDWLRLPDGTTCKVHQIGVRSTKFLTFENTLIIVPNAELMKSTVHNITYPYPEIRVRIDVGVSYDSDMDLVKRVMLDEARKNPMILDEPEPVFRFLEFGDSSLNVSMFCRVPEVLDQYQAGSDLREQILNRFRKEGIEIPFPQRVVTIVKDKAPDRET; this is encoded by the coding sequence ATGACGATTTTTACAAAACTACTTGATGAAATACCGGTTGCCCCCCTCTGGCAGAAACTCATCGGCGTCGCGGGCATTGTCGTTGTTACACTTATAGCGGCCTACATCGTGCGTCTGACTATGACGTCGCTGGCCACCAAAATTACAGCCAGGACGAAGACAACGCTTGACGACGCACTGTTGAATAAGTCGCGCAAACCCATCTTCCTTTTCATCTTGCTGCTTGGGCTCACGCAGCTACTGAATTTCCTTCAGTCATTCTCTGTCGAGAGTTTGGGGGAGGAGTTTTACGAGATAATGGACGGTGTCATTTACACGATCGGTGTGCTGCTCGTCGCCAATATCCTCGTGAGGGTCATATCGACATTCTTGCACTGGTACGGAGCCAATATAGCTGTCAAGACGGAATCGGAAGTCGATGATGAGTTTGTGCCGCTTCTGGACCGCACCACAAAAGCCATTGTGTATGTGCTTGCGATTCTGATAATTCTGGAACATTTCGACATTGACATTAAGGGATTAATAACGGTCCTCGGTATCGGCTCTCTGGCGATAGCGCTGGCGGCGCAAGATACGATCGCAAATATGATCGGGGGGTTCGTGATCATGATCGACCGGCCCTTCAGGGCAGGGGACTGGCTGCGTCTTCCTGACGGCACAACCTGCAAGGTGCATCAGATCGGAGTACGGTCAACCAAATTTCTAACATTCGAAAATACGCTGATTATCGTGCCTAACGCCGAACTGATGAAATCCACGGTGCATAATATCACCTATCCATACCCGGAGATCCGCGTTCGTATCGATGTGGGCGTGAGTTACGACTCGGATATGGACCTCGTCAAGCGCGTCATGCTCGATGAAGCGCGTAAGAATCCAATGATACTCGATGAGCCTGAGCCAGTTTTCAGGTTTCTGGAGTTTGGGGACAGTAGCTTGAACGTATCCATGTTCTGTCGCGTTCCGGAGGTGCTTGATCAATACCAGGCAGGTTCGGACCTTCGCGAGCAGATTCTGAATCGGTTCCGCAAGGAGGGAATCGAGATTCCGTTCCCTCAGCGTGTCGTCACAATTGTAAAAGACAAAGCTCCCGATAGAGAAACTTAG
- a CDS encoding Ig-like domain-containing protein, whose product MVPRTNTDRYRHLKILLSFLFISVLLIVHCAEVGPPPGGEEDRTAPILIGSDPVNGATSVPIDDRVTLYFSESVVKPEGKTAVFVSPRPAAEPKLSWKSDRLVINFADSFNSDQTYIISVSSDITDLRRNRFDASTVVAFSTGATIDSGAISGHVYQEDTAQGGVIVALYDPSQFEDTLPIDSIYPIYINQSNQAGLFSFQYLPQREYRMVAFVDQNRDDRYNPGRESYAVPDRPINLATSLSFEDINLQLARQDTATLRITAANYTPDGLVRMKLSREIDLAYLQDNPRSLLVMSTTDSSAVYESQAILEWDQLAASAVHFLTDSLSDGVYMLRLLHDTTGVPIVFDSMKVAMKQDKQTPMVTFKPDRLPRFVDEIEMRASLSEPLDTGLFSGETFALFDLEGKRLALEHIWLDPLHLKFDSRDLKPGMLYRLQVTEFEIADRAGNVLGDSLTEFVFTTIDTDSLGSISGEIDIRLAGRENTPVVLQFKRVDNRQTFDLPVAARRFNIDLPAGKYQLWGFLDSNGNGRRDPGSVVPYLFSETAATLSDTIAVRARFETAGIVFEFK is encoded by the coding sequence ATGGTTCCAAGAACAAACACTGACCGCTACCGCCATCTCAAGATCCTTCTCTCATTTTTATTTATTAGCGTTCTGCTGATCGTTCACTGTGCCGAGGTGGGACCGCCTCCCGGAGGCGAAGAGGATCGTACGGCGCCGATTCTGATCGGTTCCGATCCGGTCAACGGGGCCACCAGTGTGCCGATAGATGACAGGGTAACCCTCTATTTCTCGGAAAGCGTGGTCAAGCCGGAAGGTAAGACGGCCGTTTTTGTCTCGCCGCGTCCGGCCGCCGAGCCGAAGCTGAGTTGGAAGTCCGACCGTCTCGTGATAAATTTCGCTGACAGCTTCAATTCCGACCAGACATACATAATATCGGTGAGTTCCGACATCACCGACCTGAGGAGGAATCGCTTCGATGCTTCGACGGTCGTGGCTTTCTCGACCGGAGCGACGATCGATTCCGGGGCGATTTCCGGGCATGTTTACCAGGAGGACACGGCCCAGGGTGGTGTTATCGTGGCGCTGTATGATCCGTCTCAGTTCGAGGACACCCTGCCTATAGATTCAATTTATCCCATATACATCAATCAATCGAACCAGGCTGGATTGTTCTCCTTTCAGTATCTGCCGCAGCGGGAGTATCGAATGGTCGCCTTTGTCGATCAGAATCGCGATGACCGCTATAACCCGGGTAGGGAATCGTACGCCGTCCCTGATCGCCCGATAAACCTGGCAACGTCGCTCTCGTTCGAGGACATCAATCTTCAGTTAGCGCGACAGGATACAGCTACTCTTCGGATTACGGCAGCAAACTATACTCCCGACGGTCTCGTTCGGATGAAGTTATCGCGCGAAATAGACCTCGCGTATCTTCAGGACAATCCCAGAAGTCTGTTGGTGATGTCAACGACTGACTCCAGCGCCGTTTACGAAAGTCAGGCAATACTGGAATGGGATCAGCTTGCGGCTTCCGCTGTACACTTTCTTACTGACAGCCTGTCCGACGGCGTGTACATGCTCCGCCTGCTTCATGACACAACGGGCGTGCCGATAGTTTTCGACAGTATGAAGGTTGCGATGAAGCAAGATAAACAGACGCCTATGGTCACCTTCAAACCGGATCGTCTGCCGAGATTTGTTGACGAGATTGAAATGAGAGCATCGCTTAGCGAGCCGCTTGACACCGGATTGTTTTCAGGCGAGACGTTCGCGCTGTTCGATCTGGAAGGCAAACGACTCGCCCTCGAGCATATCTGGCTCGACCCGCTGCACCTGAAGTTCGATTCTCGCGATTTGAAACCGGGAATGCTTTACCGGTTGCAGGTCACCGAGTTCGAGATAGCCGACAGGGCAGGTAATGTGCTCGGTGACAGTTTGACGGAGTTTGTATTTACCACGATTGACACCGATTCTCTCGGAAGTATCAGCGGTGAGATTGATATTCGACTTGCCGGACGGGAGAATACCCCTGTTGTTCTCCAATTCAAAAGGGTGGACAATCGCCAGACTTTTGACTTGCCAGTGGCGGCGCGCCGGTTTAATATTGATTTACCGGCAGGCAAGTATCAGCTCTGGGGCTTCTTGGACTCCAACGGCAACGGCCGCAGAGACCCGGGTTCGGTTGTCCCGTATCTGTTCTCAGAGACAGCCGCTACACTTTCGGATACGATTGCCGTCAGGGCGCGTTTCGAAACGGCCGGAATAGTCTTCGAGTTTAAGTGA
- a CDS encoding tetratricopeptide repeat protein, which translates to MAKLSLYGLVLLMGLMLISGCSSKAVKHEVVEVKVDNPPLKTTVLKDKPEDERINSRAFSFYEDGLIYQQIGNYRKAAANFEQALQFYPASYQIRHALAESYFNLRLYDKALEALESIEPEDADVYLLRGACYVSLSREEEAKTTYLNLIELDDQNSIAYSHLAGYYRQSDNLDSLIWAYENLSRIRPDNERVLRELGRLQAQNGDFTSAKESFARSIAITGDPTNIMSFLGLAELYQIGGHDDSALTAYKTALEVEPYNLIANRELTALYVRMDSLAEAAEHARRVAEVTPLDRDAIRRLAVVYFGLDSLRLADSILTSLIDGGERHTANYYYLGRIAVLSGDYQKAVEQFTVLTQMADTLFESWLDLGFAYKKMGNAEKEILTYQTGLNHVRGEEGELKLMFALGAAYEQSGQFDKAVPVFEEIIAASPLHAQALNYLGYMLADRGERLEYAKDLIEKAVNLAPENGAYLDSYGWVFYRLKKYDQALVQLKKAAELESDPIIYDHLGDAYEATGDVENARVWWQKALDLQPENEQIKQKLSQ; encoded by the coding sequence TTGGCAAAGCTGTCCTTGTACGGGCTGGTTCTATTAATGGGCCTGATGCTTATATCGGGCTGTTCCTCGAAAGCGGTCAAGCACGAGGTAGTTGAGGTTAAGGTTGATAATCCGCCGCTGAAGACGACCGTGCTGAAAGACAAGCCCGAGGATGAGCGAATAAATTCAAGAGCCTTCTCGTTCTATGAGGACGGACTGATCTACCAGCAAATCGGCAACTACCGCAAGGCAGCGGCCAATTTCGAACAGGCCCTGCAGTTTTATCCCGCATCCTATCAGATTCGGCATGCCCTGGCGGAATCATATTTCAACCTTCGCTTGTATGACAAAGCTCTTGAGGCGCTCGAATCGATCGAGCCGGAGGACGCCGATGTTTATCTTCTGCGCGGCGCCTGTTATGTGTCTCTGAGCAGGGAAGAGGAAGCCAAAACCACCTATCTGAACCTGATCGAGTTAGATGACCAGAACTCGATAGCGTATTCACATTTGGCCGGTTATTACCGTCAGTCCGACAATCTGGATTCCCTCATCTGGGCATACGAGAATCTTTCCCGAATCCGTCCTGACAATGAGCGGGTTCTGCGGGAGCTGGGACGTCTTCAGGCACAGAATGGAGATTTCACCTCCGCAAAGGAGTCTTTTGCCCGCTCGATCGCGATTACCGGCGATCCCACCAATATCATGTCGTTTCTTGGTCTGGCGGAATTGTATCAAATTGGCGGGCACGACGATTCGGCGTTGACGGCATATAAGACTGCACTTGAGGTGGAGCCATACAACCTCATTGCTAATAGAGAGTTAACTGCCCTCTATGTTCGCATGGATTCTTTAGCGGAGGCGGCCGAACACGCCCGGAGGGTTGCCGAAGTCACGCCGCTCGATCGCGATGCGATTCGTCGACTGGCTGTCGTTTATTTCGGGCTGGATTCACTTCGTCTGGCTGACTCTATCCTTACATCGCTTATTGACGGCGGTGAACGTCATACGGCCAATTACTACTATCTTGGTAGGATAGCCGTATTGAGCGGTGACTACCAGAAGGCGGTTGAGCAGTTCACGGTTCTTACCCAGATGGCGGATACGCTATTTGAGAGCTGGCTCGATTTGGGCTTTGCCTACAAGAAAATGGGCAATGCGGAAAAAGAGATATTGACCTATCAGACCGGTTTGAACCATGTCCGGGGTGAGGAAGGCGAGCTAAAGCTCATGTTCGCCCTCGGGGCCGCCTATGAGCAGAGTGGGCAGTTTGACAAAGCGGTACCGGTTTTTGAAGAGATCATTGCCGCCAGTCCGCTGCATGCGCAGGCTTTGAATTACCTCGGTTACATGCTGGCCGATCGCGGGGAGCGTTTGGAATACGCCAAGGACTTGATCGAAAAGGCGGTCAATCTGGCGCCGGAGAACGGAGCATATCTTGACAGCTACGGTTGGGTGTTTTATCGTCTCAAGAAGTACGATCAAGCGCTCGTTCAGTTGAAAAAGGCGGCCGAGCTGGAAAGCGACCCGATAATATATGATCATCTTGGAGACGCTTACGAGGCTACGGGGGATGTCGAAAACGCGCGGGTGTGGTGGCAAAAGGCTCTTGACCTCCAACCGGAGAATGAGCAGATTAAGCAGAAACTGAGCCAGTAG
- the tyrS gene encoding tyrosine--tRNA ligase, with product MQEFENSDLKKEFERQWKIISRGAVDLLPEGEFEDKLKKSIKENKPLRVKQGFDPTSPDIHLGHSVGIRKLRQLQDLGHQIVLIVGDYTAMVGDPSGQSATRPSLSYSEIMRNAKTYQDQFFKILDKSKTEIHFNGEWFNGMSFVDVMHLATKFTVARLLERDDFTNRMRRGIPISIHELFYPLMQAYDSVAIKADVEIGGTDQKFNLLVGRTIQEAYNVAPQLVLTMPLLVGLDGEKKMSKSLDNYIGIEESPRDIFGKAMSIPDELIYSYFELTTDVTIEKLQAIKQQLSRPEMNPMVLKKGLAETLVDMYHPQGSGKVAREEFERVFSQKQVPDDMPQLSIEQLKAHEIDPSKIYLVHLMSKSGLAKSNSEARKLIQAGGVSLNSDKITDVDYEFELKQDVILKVGKRRFLKLRAE from the coding sequence GTGCAGGAATTCGAGAATTCTGACCTGAAAAAAGAGTTTGAGCGTCAGTGGAAGATAATATCCCGGGGGGCAGTGGATCTTCTTCCCGAAGGCGAATTCGAAGATAAGCTCAAGAAATCCATCAAAGAAAACAAGCCTCTGAGGGTTAAACAGGGTTTTGATCCTACCTCGCCCGACATCCACCTGGGCCATTCGGTGGGTATCAGAAAACTCCGGCAACTTCAGGACCTGGGCCATCAGATTGTACTCATAGTGGGCGATTACACGGCTATGGTCGGCGATCCGTCAGGGCAGTCCGCCACCAGACCATCACTGAGCTACAGCGAAATCATGCGCAACGCCAAAACCTACCAGGACCAGTTTTTTAAAATTCTGGATAAGTCCAAAACCGAAATTCATTTCAACGGGGAGTGGTTCAATGGCATGAGCTTTGTGGATGTAATGCATCTGGCCACCAAATTCACCGTGGCCCGGCTTTTGGAAAGAGATGATTTCACCAACCGGATGCGCCGGGGAATTCCTATCTCGATTCACGAATTGTTTTATCCCCTGATGCAGGCGTATGATTCGGTGGCTATCAAGGCCGATGTCGAGATCGGCGGCACGGACCAGAAATTCAATCTTCTGGTCGGCAGGACAATTCAGGAAGCCTACAATGTAGCGCCGCAGCTTGTCTTGACTATGCCGCTTCTGGTGGGGCTGGACGGTGAGAAGAAGATGTCCAAGTCGCTGGACAACTATATTGGAATCGAAGAGTCTCCGAGGGACATTTTCGGTAAAGCGATGTCTATTCCGGATGAGTTGATTTACAGTTATTTTGAACTTACTACCGATGTCACTATCGAGAAGCTGCAGGCAATAAAGCAACAGCTGTCGCGGCCTGAGATGAATCCCATGGTGCTGAAAAAGGGACTGGCTGAGACGCTGGTGGATATGTATCACCCGCAAGGATCAGGAAAGGTGGCCCGGGAAGAATTCGAGAGGGTCTTTTCCCAGAAGCAGGTTCCGGACGATATGCCGCAGCTATCGATAGAGCAACTTAAGGCTCACGAAATTGACCCGTCCAAAATCTATCTGGTTCATCTCATGTCGAAGAGCGGACTGGCCAAGTCGAACTCGGAGGCGAGGAAACTTATACAGGCCGGCGGGGTATCACTTAATAGCGACAAGATTACCGATGTCGACTATGAATTTGAGCTAAAACAGGACGTCATTCTCAAGGTTGGTAAGCGAAGATTTTTGAAGCTTCGCGCCGAATAG
- a CDS encoding PBP1A family penicillin-binding protein, producing MSVGFNKSRHKARRFRNAVIILVVLCLIFVFIVGYKTYRVYQSELPSFEQLHNIEPSLKTKVYDRNGVLLKEFYSENRVLTPYKDFPPYLVGMLLASEDQAFFNHWGIDLRRVFIVALKNILKWRITAGASTITQQLSRMLFLTRKQTLERKVKEALTAIKLERTYSKQEIIEMYLNQYYFGRGAYGIAAASRTYFSKTVSELTPQDCAILIGLLPGPNINSPFNNPDKALQARNRVLYSYFSEDGLSREEYDSLKNLPLEVSPVEEQIGIAPYFTETIRQYIYEKYGENTLYSGGLNVITSLDVDLQAAAEAALYKKIDSLRARIARTYGLDNPTYTQFMPDTVDAYGDSIKTHKPVQGAFIAFDNSNGDILAMVGGRNFEKTEFNRAYQSLLQPGSAFKPFVYTACIDNGYKTTDIIDDNPIVLDIPGAKQWRPHNFDSKFMGPITLRDGIRLSRNLIAIRLILRINPEQAIFYAKRLGITTPLTPVASIALGTEPVRLIEMVSAFSVFPNQGIHIPYRLIHKIVDRYGRVLEDNISIQKEEVLSAQTSYIMVSLMQSVVDAGTGRRARWMGFSRPAGGKTGTSSNFCDNWFIGYTPQITAGCWVGFDEKISLGRNQDGAKNGVPVWADFMIAAHDSLPALDFEEPDGIAHADVCLESGELATDRCTDVRSEVFIEGTEPTTTCHIHPSAGRYNPAKARKEELIPEDTTEERVHF from the coding sequence ATGAGCGTAGGATTCAACAAAAGCCGCCACAAAGCGCGGCGATTCAGAAACGCGGTCATCATTCTGGTGGTGCTCTGCCTTATTTTTGTCTTCATCGTAGGCTATAAAACCTACCGGGTCTATCAGTCCGAACTGCCCTCGTTTGAGCAGTTGCACAATATAGAGCCAAGCCTGAAAACGAAGGTTTACGACCGCAACGGCGTCTTGCTGAAAGAATTCTACAGCGAAAATCGCGTACTCACCCCTTATAAAGACTTCCCGCCGTATCTGGTCGGAATGCTCCTGGCTTCGGAAGATCAGGCTTTCTTCAACCACTGGGGTATCGACCTTCGACGGGTTTTCATCGTGGCTCTGAAAAATATCCTCAAATGGCGTATTACCGCGGGTGCCTCGACTATTACCCAGCAGCTTTCCAGAATGTTGTTTCTCACACGTAAGCAAACTCTGGAGAGAAAAGTCAAAGAAGCCCTCACGGCTATCAAGCTGGAGAGAACATACTCGAAGCAGGAGATAATAGAGATGTATCTCAACCAGTACTATTTTGGCCGTGGCGCCTATGGTATCGCCGCAGCCTCCAGGACCTACTTCTCCAAAACGGTATCTGAACTGACGCCTCAGGACTGCGCCATCCTGATCGGCTTGCTCCCCGGACCAAACATCAACTCCCCGTTTAACAATCCGGACAAGGCCCTCCAGGCGCGCAACCGCGTTCTTTACAGCTATTTCTCGGAGGACGGCCTATCGCGCGAGGAGTATGATTCACTCAAGAACCTGCCGCTCGAGGTCTCCCCTGTCGAGGAGCAAATTGGTATCGCTCCTTATTTCACCGAGACCATCCGGCAGTACATATATGAAAAGTACGGCGAAAACACCCTTTACTCCGGCGGATTGAATGTGATTACCTCGCTTGATGTTGACCTTCAGGCCGCCGCTGAAGCCGCTCTCTACAAAAAGATAGATTCGCTCCGCGCCCGTATCGCCCGCACCTACGGTCTGGATAATCCCACCTACACGCAATTCATGCCTGATACGGTCGATGCCTACGGTGACTCTATCAAGACGCACAAACCGGTTCAGGGTGCTTTCATTGCTTTTGACAACAGCAATGGCGATATTCTCGCGATGGTGGGCGGCCGCAATTTCGAAAAAACCGAGTTTAACCGCGCTTATCAATCATTGCTTCAACCCGGTTCGGCTTTCAAACCGTTTGTGTATACCGCCTGTATTGACAACGGCTACAAGACGACGGATATAATCGATGACAACCCTATCGTGCTCGATATCCCCGGAGCCAAACAGTGGCGACCGCACAACTTTGACAGCAAATTCATGGGCCCGATTACCCTCCGCGATGGTATCCGGCTCTCGCGAAACCTTATCGCTATTCGCCTCATCTTGAGAATCAACCCCGAGCAGGCGATCTTCTATGCCAAACGTCTGGGTATAACAACACCCCTGACCCCGGTGGCCTCGATTGCGCTCGGCACCGAGCCGGTACGCCTTATCGAAATGGTATCGGCTTTCTCGGTATTTCCTAATCAGGGAATCCATATACCCTATCGCCTGATTCACAAGATAGTCGATCGTTACGGGCGTGTTCTTGAAGACAATATTTCTATTCAGAAGGAAGAAGTCCTGTCGGCTCAGACATCATATATCATGGTCAGTTTGATGCAGTCGGTTGTCGATGCCGGTACCGGCCGCAGGGCGCGATGGATGGGGTTCAGTCGTCCGGCCGGTGGAAAGACCGGAACATCGAGCAACTTCTGTGACAACTGGTTTATCGGCTATACGCCGCAGATTACGGCCGGATGTTGGGTGGGCTTCGATGAAAAGATTTCGCTGGGACGTAACCAGGATGGCGCCAAGAACGGCGTTCCGGTCTGGGCCGACTTTATGATCGCCGCCCATGATTCACTGCCGGCGCTCGATTTCGAGGAGCCCGATGGTATCGCGCATGCCGATGTCTGCCTGGAATCAGGCGAACTGGCTACGGATCGATGCACCGATGTCCGCAGCGAGGTGTTTATCGAGGGGACCGAGCCGACTACCACGTGCCACATCCATCCCTCGGCCGGGCGCTACAATCCCGCCAAGGCCCGCAAAGAAGAGCTTATCCCCGAAGACACCACCGAAGAGCGCGTGCATTTCTAA